Part of the SAR202 cluster bacterium genome, GTGCCTAGAACTGCCAAAAACAACCCCGATTAGCATCGGGGTCTCGCGACTTTTGGTATGCAGCAAAGTTGCTCGACCTCCTACCTTATTTGCGGGTCATGCGGTGCTGGACGTAGGTCATTCGGGTGATGGCGCGGACTGTCTTGAGGATGAGTTCTTCGTTGGGGTAAGGACTATTGACTTGCCGGGCGAGCTTGAGGCGCATGAGGTCTATTTCCGGCGACAAGTCGTGAGAGTCGGTATTGTGGATTTCAGCGAGGAGGACGAGGTCTCCCGGAGTGCAGTGTTTGGAGTAGTAGCCGTGCTTTCTGGCGTTCTGGTTGCCTTTGGGAGCGCCGCCTTTGTTTTTGGGTGTGGCATGGGTAGGACCAACAGCCTCCTGGTTATCGTCGGTGTCCGCATCTTCCGATGGCGCAGGTGAGCTGGTAGTCGGTCTCGAGGTTAAGCCAGAAGCGGGCGGGGATTTGCGGCATGGCGGCCTCGAGTTGGAGGGAGGCGGAGGGTGATAGAATGAGGGTGCAACGCAGGAGACCAGGAGGAAGCAGTGACCAGTAGATTGGTGAAGCGCGCCATTGATGAGATGAGCAAGCTACCTGAAGGGGAGCAGGAAGCGGTGGCGGCATGGCTTTTGGAGGAGCTGGCATCGGAACGGAAGTGGGATAGGGCGCTGGCGGAGTCGCGGGAGAAGCTGGCGTCGATGGCGGAGGAGGCGCTGCGGGAGCATAGGGAGGGGAGGACGGAGGGACTGGAAGCCGACAAGCTGTGAGATCGGCCACCACGCGGGGCTTCCGGCGAAGATTTTCGCGGCTGCCTCGAGGGGTCCAGCGAGAGGTAAGGGAGGCGTACCGGCGGTTCAGCGAGAACCCAAATCATCCGAGTCTTCGCCTAAAACGGGTGCATCCAACGGAGCCGATTTATTCTGTAAGGATTTCCTTGAATTACCGGGCGTTAGGGGTGCGGACGGGGATGACATGGTATGGTTCTGGATAGGTTCGCACGCGGACTATGATGAAGCCCTACGTCAAATGTAAGAAAGGTGCGGTGCGAATATTTCATCGGCGCTTGGAATGACAGGTAGAGGGCGGGGGAATATAATCAGGGAAACGGGTATATCGAATCGTAAAGGAGAGTGTCGTGGTACATAAGTTACATGGCGTTATAACATCGATGCTGACACCGTTCAGCGTGAACTTGAAGCTGGACGAGGAGACATTGGCGTCGGAGCTGGAGTACCAGATGAAGGCGGGGGTCAACGGGGTGTGTATCCTGGGTGGGACGGGGGAGTCGATGAGCCTGACGCCGCAGGAG contains:
- a CDS encoding 4-hydroxy-tetrahydrodipicolinate synthase, encoding MVHKLHGVITSMLTPFSVNLKLDEETLASELEYQMKAGVNGVCILGGTGESMSLTPQE